A window of bacterium genomic DNA:
CCGGGAGCGAAGGGCACGAGGGCGATGTCCAGGATGTGAAGGAGCAAGAAGCCCAGGATCCCGATCCCGGCGACTCGGCTCAGGGCGAACGCCCATTGCCCCGGGTAGTTCCACCATCCGAGCGGGCGGCGGCGGAGCAGGAACGTGACCAACACGCTCGCGGTCGCGAGGATTGCGAGGTAGGTGAGCGAGGCCAGCACCACCAGGCTCGCGATCAGGACGGTGGGGATCCAATCCGCCCCGGCCAGGGGGCCACCGCGTTCGCCCCGCGCTCCCGCGCCGATGGCGATCGTGCCGAGCGCGATAAACGCGAGGCCTCCCACCGCGAAGACGCCGTCGACCACCGCCCGCGCGCGGCGCAGGTGGTCGCGCAGCACCCCGTGCACCCCAACCAGACCGTGCGTCAAGGCGAGGACGAGCAGCATCCAGTCGAACACTCGCCAAGATGCGCTGCCCCACCGCCGGTTCACGAACGCCGCGCCTGTCGCGGACGGCGCATGCTGGTAGTGCATGACAAACAGGTGTCCCAGCACAAAGGCGACCATGAGCGCGCCGCTCACACGCAGGTAGTACCACGTGAGGGCGTCGCGACCGCGCACGGGGCGACTAGCGATCGGCGGCCCCTTTCCGCAGCAACTGGATCGAGAGCAGCGGATTGATCGCGACCGGGCACGCCGTCACGCAGTTGCCTACGTCGTGACACGCGTGGACCCCGCCGTCTCCCAAGAGGAGGGGCAGGCGGTTCTTCTCGATGGGTTCACGGACGTCGGCGCTCAACACGTACGCGCGGTTCAAGGCCGCGGGTCCGAGGTAGGCGGGGTTCAGGGCCACGACGGGACAAGCGGAATAGCAGGCGCCGCAGGAGATACATCCGAGTTGCCGATCCACGACGTCGCGGACCCGCGAGTCCGGACGGACCACGGCCGGCGTGCCGTCGCGCCCCATCATGGAAGCGTCCGTCGCCGCAAAAAAGGGGTCGACGGCCTTGTACTTGGCGAAGAACGGCGCCATGTCAACGACGAGATCCTTGATCACCGGCAGCGACCGCAGGGGTTCGACGTGGACGGGGCTCCTCAGGCGGTCCAGCCGCCGGCGGCACGCGAGATCTTCGCGGCCGTTGATCAGGACCGCGCACGATCCGCACATCCCCGCACGACACGAGTAGCGGAACCCCAGGCTGCCGTCTGCGTGCTCCAGGATCCAAAAGAGGCCGTCGAGCACGCTCATCTGTGGCTGGATCTCGACCGTGTACGACCGCCACGCGGGCCGCGCGTCGGCATCGGGGTTGAAGCGCCTGACGCGGAAGATCACGGCCGCGCGGCGTGCGGGGTCGGGAGATCGTCAGGCGTCAGGCGGTTCAGGCGCACCGGCTCGGTCCAGGGCGTGCGGTCCCGCGCTTGGCAGATGTTGACGAGCCAGCGGGTATCGTCGCGGTCGGGGAAGTCGCGCCGCGCGTGCGACCCGCGACTCTCCTGTCGATGGCGCGCCGCGGTAGCCGTCAGGCGAGCCGCCGTCAGCAAGCTTCGCACATCGAGGGCCTGCTGCCAGGTCAGGTTCCACCGGGCGCCGGGCGGAGCCGCCACGTGCGCGGCGCGATCCTCCAGCTCGGCGATCTCCGCCAGCGCGCGCTCGAGCCCCGGCGCGTCGCGGACGAGCCCGACATGGTCCCACATGACCCGCTGGAGGCGGTCGCGGATCTGAAACGGGCTCTCGCCGCGCTCCCGCGCCAACGGCGCGATCGCCTCGCGCTGGGCCTGCGCGGCCTCGGTCTCGTCCGGATCCGCGAAGGACCACTCGGCGCACATCCGCGCGGCGGTGCGGCCCGCCCGCGATCCAAACACACACGAGTCCGCCACTCCGTTGCCGCCGAGGCGGTTCGCCCCGTGCACCCCGCCGGCATCCTCGCCCGCCACCAGGAGTCCCGGGAGGGACGGCACGTGACAGTCCACGTCGATCCGCGCACCGCCCATGTGGAAGTGCGCCGTTGGGATCACCTCCACCGGGCCGGCGCAGAGGTCGTAGCCGACCTCCGCGCAGCGCTTCACCATGCCGGGGAAGTTGCGCGCGACGAACTCGGCACCCAGCGGGGACGCATCCAGCAGCACTCCGCCCGCGGGGGTGCCGCGGCCAGCCATGATCTCCAGGTAGCTCGCCCGCGCGACGAGATCCCGGGTGGCGCGCTCCATTCGCAGCGCGTCGTACCGCACCATGAAACGCTCGCCTTGCGCGTTGAGCAGCCACGCCCCGGCGCCTCGGAGACCCTCCTCCAACACCATGCCGGACAGCCGCGACGCGCCGGCGAGCAACCCGGTGGGGTGGAATTGCATCATCTCCATATCAATGAGGTCGCACCCGGCCCGGTACGCCATGGCGTAGCCGTCCCCGGTCTTCTCCAGCGACGGCGCGGAGTATGTGTACATCCGCGGTCCCCCGCCGGTGGCGAGCAGCACCACGCGGGCACGGGCCAGGACAAACGCACCCGTCTGCTGTTGCAGCAGCAGTGCGCCGGTGATCCGATGCCCCGCGCGGTCGTGGATCAGCTCCACCGCACGCGTTTCATCGAGCACGCGGATCCGCCGCGCGAACAGCTGGTCGTGGAGCCGGCTCACGATTTCGATCCCGGTCAGGTCCCCGCGATGGACGGTCCGGTCGAACGACTGGCCGGCGAACGCCTTCTGATGGATCTGCCCGTCCTCGCGGCGATCGAAAAAACACCCGACCTTCGTCTCCAGCTTCCGGATGACGTCGGGGGCCTCGGAGACAAGAGCCCAGGCGAGATCCTGGTTGTTGAGGAATTGGCCTCCCGCAAGGGTGTCGCGAAAGTGTCGCTCGACCGAATCGCGCGGGTCCAAGGCGGCGTTGAACCCGCCCTGCACGAGCCGCGTGCATCCGCTCTTCCCGACCAAGCCCTTGGCCACGACCGTGATGTCGAGTCGCGGTTCCAGGTCGTACGCGTGCAGGGCGGCCAGCAGGCCCGCCCCGCCGCTGCCGAGGATCAGGACGTCGCACCGGAGCTCTTCCCACTCACGGCTCATCGCGGAGCCCCAATCGTCGGTAAACATCCGCCAGGCGCGCGTGGGCCCGTTGCGCAACGTCGCGGTACATGCTCTCGCCGTGCGCGTCCATCGCGACGATCAGCGGACCGAACGCCCGGACGCGAAACTGCCAGAGGCACTCCGGCATCAGATCTTCCCAGTAGACGTGTTCGATCGCCTCGACCTGTTCGGTTTCCACGGACGCGGCGCCGCCGACAATCGCCAAATAGACGCCGCCAT
This region includes:
- a CDS encoding succinate dehydrogenase/fumarate reductase iron-sulfur subunit; translated protein: MIFRVRRFNPDADARPAWRSYTVEIQPQMSVLDGLFWILEHADGSLGFRYSCRAGMCGSCAVLINGREDLACRRRLDRLRSPVHVEPLRSLPVIKDLVVDMAPFFAKYKAVDPFFAATDASMMGRDGTPAVVRPDSRVRDVVDRQLGCISCGACYSACPVVALNPAYLGPAALNRAYVLSADVREPIEKNRLPLLLGDGGVHACHDVGNCVTACPVAINPLLSIQLLRKGAADR
- a CDS encoding FAD-binding protein translates to MSREWEELRCDVLILGSGGAGLLAALHAYDLEPRLDITVVAKGLVGKSGCTRLVQGGFNAALDPRDSVERHFRDTLAGGQFLNNQDLAWALVSEAPDVIRKLETKVGCFFDRREDGQIHQKAFAGQSFDRTVHRGDLTGIEIVSRLHDQLFARRIRVLDETRAVELIHDRAGHRITGALLLQQQTGAFVLARARVVLLATGGGPRMYTYSAPSLEKTGDGYAMAYRAGCDLIDMEMMQFHPTGLLAGASRLSGMVLEEGLRGAGAWLLNAQGERFMVRYDALRMERATRDLVARASYLEIMAGRGTPAGGVLLDASPLGAEFVARNFPGMVKRCAEVGYDLCAGPVEVIPTAHFHMGGARIDVDCHVPSLPGLLVAGEDAGGVHGANRLGGNGVADSCVFGSRAGRTAARMCAEWSFADPDETEAAQAQREAIAPLARERGESPFQIRDRLQRVMWDHVGLVRDAPGLERALAEIAELEDRAAHVAAPPGARWNLTWQQALDVRSLLTAARLTATAARHRQESRGSHARRDFPDRDDTRWLVNICQARDRTPWTEPVRLNRLTPDDLPTPHAARP